One genomic window of Elaeis guineensis isolate ETL-2024a chromosome 2, EG11, whole genome shotgun sequence includes the following:
- the LOC105053213 gene encoding uncharacterized protein, producing the protein MEREAKKEAFRKYLESSGVLDALTKVLVALYEENDKPQSAVEFVQQKLGGPSVSEYEKLQAEKADLQLKYDELLAAHRETCRELEELKNSKLIATGKETEDGDNNKG; encoded by the exons GAAAGAGAAGCAAAGAAGGAGGCTTTCAGGAAGTATCTAGAGTCCAGTGGTGTTCTTGATGCTCTGACTAAAG TACTAGTTGCATTATATGAAGAAAATGACAAGCCTCAATCTGCAGTTGA GTTTGTTCAACAGAAATTAGGAGGCCCATCAGTTTCTGAATATGAAAAGCTACAAGCTGAGAAGGCAGATTTGCAATTAAAGTATGACGAGCTCTTGGCAGCTCACAGAGAAACATGCAGAGAG CTCGAGGAACTTAAGAACTCAAAGCTCATAGCAACTGGCAAGGAGACTGAAGATGGAGACAACAATAAAGGGTGA